The Lutzomyia longipalpis isolate SR_M1_2022 chromosome 2, ASM2433408v1 DNA window GAAACTCTTCATGACTTAAAAATcgtatttaaaatttgacaaATATTGGCTTAATTTGATTTACTAAAACTTAAcaataatttatgttaaattcTGTCTCAATTTACTTTCCAATAATGTCCTAAAGATCCTAAAAAAGATCctaaaaagtttaaagtttttcctcaataaaagAGGACtgttaaacaatttaattcaaagagaaaactAGAGATAAATTGGcccgaaaatttttaaaagaatttcaactttttatgcattttttttagctgtagaaatgaatattaattgtgatttttaatataaaaatccatttaaaaattctcctctACAGCAGAATATTTTTACTATTTAATCTAAACTATCATTCTTTTCATGCAAGTTTTTAAAGAGTTCTTCTTGAAATTCTTGATAAAGTGacagagaaaatgagattattttttcatgcTCTCAACTTTCTCACCACTTTCTACGAGGaatgtttgtttttgtttttcttataaaggagatataaaatttaaataatttatacatataaaaggTGTTTCAAACCATATTTCCCCGTATTAATGAAGGTTCATGCAgcaattaaaaactaattaatttcccaCACTTCCCATATTTTCaacattatatgtatatgcCACTATAGGTGTCAATGAGCCAAAATATCTACAAATTAACATaacagaatgaaaaaaaagtttcttatttttagTCCAAAAATTGCGGTGTGATAAATCAAAAGAATGCTTCACTATGTTCTTCATTAATTAATACTGTCCCATAAGAATGTCTTGTGTAGCACGTAGGCGCGCGAGGGTTTGTTATCTCACAATGCTCAATGTGAAATTGCTGTTTTGATGGCAAAGCGGTTTTGGGGAGTTCTTTCTCTCTTCCTGAGGTATCGTAATGGTGCAGTCTTCACTGGCATTGCTGCAATTGGTCTGTGTCGGGGAGGTAAAAGTAGATTAGTTTTTGTTAgatgaagaatgaaaaaaaaaattcaagaaaacgTGTTTTCCATTGTCTTGGATGGATGGCGTACGTGCAAATAGTCAAACATACCCCGTGTCCACTGTCACGTTCATCATGGAGAAGTTCTAGTTCATCGGTGTCCGAGAGGGGAATCTCATTCTCGAGGTCAAACACAGAGGTGGGCACGACATCATTCGTTGAGGGCATTGTCAGCTCATGGCAGTCACTGGGGTGGCGTTTCTCTTCGCATGGCGCATACACCTTTGTACTTCGGAAGTCGTATGTGCGCTGCAGCGAAATCTTTCGCGTTGGAGACGTTAGGCTGCCGGACATACCCACGGAGGCTTTTGTCACGGCAAAGAGAAGTAGTAGCACACCACCAATGGCACTTCCGTAGAAGAGGAGATTATCGAGCACAGGAAGAACATTCAGGTAGAGATGGAAGCGATTCTTCAGCGCTGGCGGGAGTTCGTGGAAGGTAATGTCGAACCACAGCATGGGGATTGTGAGGTGCGAGAATTGCTCAACGTGTGACATACTACTAACATCCTTCATGGCTAAATTAATCTGGAAGCGCATCGAACAGCGCAAGGGGAGACCCGATGTCTGCAAGCACAAAGCAATCacagaaaaatccattaatcATGCTTAAgagttttttatgtttatttttttgttggaaattctttgaatgaaaattattaaagaaaaataaacgcTCAAGAATCTCTTGAATATAATCTATTAAATCTAAACGGTTTTTATTCTGCCCTTGTGGGAAGCTTTTCTGCATGCAAAGCTTTCAGAAGAAAGAATGTGTGTTCGATTATTGTTTCACTTACCGGCTGTATGATGAAAAAGCTCTCATGTTCCGTCCGATTGGGTTTAAGGCCAACAATGTTTGTCGATAAATTGGGATCTGCATCCAAGAAGTGCGGATAACTGAGTGCAATTGGGAAGCCGTAGTAGCAGTCTGTTACATCAATGAGGCCAACTGGAAGGCATTTGCCTAGAGCACAGCAGAAAAAAGATGGTCAGTGTCAAGgtctttattttgtttttgaagaaattttctcaccttggCGACAGTAGCATTTATTCTTCTCCTCTATGGCACCATTGTCCAGAGCATTTTCCTCAAATACAAACTTCTGTGCCGTCAAACCAGACACCTCCGTTGGTTCTCCCTGTTGTACCtgattgtggaaaattttacaattttatttttttaattgaactcTTGGTCAAACATCCATCATACactcaaagaatttaattggcaaactaataaaaaaaaccatccaAACAATAAGACAATTTTCTGCCATTATCGTCTGTTTAGTTCTACAATTTatttagcaagaaaaaaagcaagaaatcTACAAATTTTTCGATGACACAACACTCGTAGAAcaagaaagtaaaaatttcttactcAAATATattcccaaaataattttgcggTTGAAACTACTAATTCTGCGATCATTGACACGgtgttattttattaagaaaaaaaaacttggacACTTAATGAACggtgaaaaaaagagacgtgtgtgtttgaataaaatttatgaaaatttattttagcccCACATGCAAATCCCAATGTTGAAATCGAAAGTTCACAAAAAATTGTGCCtcacattttccaatttcttcagtcccgtaagtttttttttacctcctcgcgattaaattaaatggagACTGACACGAAGATTATACAAGACAGGTAGCTCGCGCGTCGCCCcgaaaaaaatgcacaaagaagtagagaaaaaaaagctcaccatTCTTTTTACGGTGCACATACTCTTGCGGAAGAAGAGGATTGTCTCATTTGGTGCCATGAAACTCTTGAATTTCGTCCCGTCGGATGCTCCTGTGACCCTGCTGCAGTGATCCCCATCCCACTGTGGTAGATTCTGGGATCCTTTGTACGTATCATACAGACCAGACATACTGGGATCAGTCTCACCGCTGAAGATTGTCTCATAATCCCCCTCAAAGTCGTACATCTGTGTTGaaaattagagagaaaaacattattatgtacaaaaatttacCTTCAAACTTTCTGTTCGTGCCGTAGTGTGTGCCTTCTCTGGCCCAAGTGAAATGCTGGATGTCATTGAATCTGTTACCcactttttaattaagtatCAACAATTACCACACACATATATGTATTAGGcaaagagaaatgaaatattttcttgggaAGTTACTTGTGAGGAATGTCACGTGCCAAAGTAATTGGTTccatcaagaaaattcttttaaaagttttcaatgtttttttttgtctcatttAAAGGCTTTGTAATAATTAAGTTTCTCACTTGGGttcttaatcaattttattaattccgAGAgtttaaagacaaaaaatatctATCAACTTTTCTTAAACGGATAGAcagaattttaagtaaaatcgATCTTCTGTGTGCTCAAATGTTTGTCAAAATCGGATCACTTAATTGATTAAGCTAATTTTAGAAATCAATGagagtttgaaaattattcagcACGTTGATTAGCTTAAAAGTTTATCAAAATCAAaccatttaatttatcaattttgattaattcaaCTGTCTTAACAAAAAGTTAATTCAAGctattgaaaattgtttaattctCGTACACTGATTTCATGTAgtactttgaattttatttaaaggtcACGGTTCATTGaattacaaataaaagaagaagctcttttaaaaaattgtcaaacttAAGGCCTTTATtcgttttctttaaagaatccATCTTTAAggctattttattttgaattttctgcactGTCCGAATATGTCGGAGGAAATAATCCAAAttccatcaatttattttaagcaaTTGGatcaatattaaatattgaatattaGCAAATTTATTTGAACGTTTTGATGGGAATAAACTGTACGAAGGTCAACTAAATATGTAAAAAGTTGAAGCAATTTATGTCTTCAGGCATTTTCGTCGTTTAACTTcttttcatgattttattatttaatttaatttattcttgagTTTTTACGAGTTTTCCAATCAATTGAAGTTCAGGGATATTTTCTGGGTAAAAAAGCTCTCTTcactacttaaaaaaaataattgaaagctACGATATAAATGATGAATTCTTCAGTAAAGAAATCTCAAGTTCATTATGATGAAATaaccaacaaaaaatcaattatatttCGCAGACTAATATTGTGAAAGTGGTTTCTCCAGAATAACAAGAATTATGttcattttccaatgaatCATATTCCTGAAATTCTTATGAATCTCAAGAGTAGgaggattcattttttttttggaa harbors:
- the LOC129788998 gene encoding scavenger receptor class B member 1 isoform X1; its protein translation is MREFLKFWRRRYSAVSTGLSNGTEFSTQRISDRRKSLSNTQALNGFSILDSFFYKRRDGERARWPKSAFLFMATGLISVTFAIAIYIFNPYDLIFKWKLKFEKDGEVYNLWAKPPVDLYLKIFLFNITNSEDFLAGKDKQLRVKEVGPFVYRELLSHENITFNSNGTVSTTPRHPLVWQEELSEGNKEDDQLILPNIALLSIAQVAAEKSYFFRLPINILIRQTDSQPLVRMTAREFMFGYESPLTTLGYHVLPNWISFEKVGLIDRMYDFEGDYETIFSGETDPSMSGLYDTYKGSQNLPQWDGDHCSRVTGASDGTKFKSFMAPNETILFFRKSMCTVKRMVQQGEPTEVSGLTAQKFVFEENALDNGAIEEKNKCYCRQGKCLPVGLIDVTDCYYGFPIALSYPHFLDADPNLSTNIVGLKPNRTEHESFFIIQPTSGLPLRCSMRFQINLAMKDVSSMSHVEQFSHLTIPMLWFDITFHELPPALKNRFHLYLNVLPVLDNLLFYGSAIGGVLLLLFAVTKASVGMSGSLTSPTRKISLQRTYDFRSTKVYAPCEEKRHPSDCHELTMPSTNDVVPTSVFDLENEIPLSDTDELELLHDERDSGHGTNCSNASEDCTITIPQEERKNSPKPLCHQNSNFTLSIVR
- the LOC129788998 gene encoding scavenger receptor class B member 1 isoform X2 produces the protein MLNITGAFLFMATGLISVTFAIAIYIFNPYDLIFKWKLKFEKDGEVYNLWAKPPVDLYLKIFLFNITNSEDFLAGKDKQLRVKEVGPFVYRELLSHENITFNSNGTVSTTPRHPLVWQEELSEGNKEDDQLILPNIALLSIAQVAAEKSYFFRLPINILIRQTDSQPLVRMTAREFMFGYESPLTTLGYHVLPNWISFEKVGLIDRMYDFEGDYETIFSGETDPSMSGLYDTYKGSQNLPQWDGDHCSRVTGASDGTKFKSFMAPNETILFFRKSMCTVKRMVQQGEPTEVSGLTAQKFVFEENALDNGAIEEKNKCYCRQGKCLPVGLIDVTDCYYGFPIALSYPHFLDADPNLSTNIVGLKPNRTEHESFFIIQPTSGLPLRCSMRFQINLAMKDVSSMSHVEQFSHLTIPMLWFDITFHELPPALKNRFHLYLNVLPVLDNLLFYGSAIGGVLLLLFAVTKASVGMSGSLTSPTRKISLQRTYDFRSTKVYAPCEEKRHPSDCHELTMPSTNDVVPTSVFDLENEIPLSDTDELELLHDERDSGHGTNCSNASEDCTITIPQEERKNSPKPLCHQNSNFTLSIVR